The DNA sequence AAATATCATACGTTCCAGATGCTTATTTATCAAGGGTTTTATAGCCACAACAGGGACAAGTGTATTCTTCCAATGCAGTCACTCCTATTTAGTAAAGCTATTATATATTTCTTATTCAACTCTCTTCTGCCCCTTACTTCAACAACTGTAGGAACTGTAACTACAACAGCTCTTAAACTAATCCGTTAGTGAATTAACATATCATTTCCAACCTATGCTAACGATGTCATCATGGTCAATTTCAACTACATATCTTAGTGAAGGACAAAAAAACCATTGGTCTGGACCCATGTAAATAACATCCTCAATACAGTCTAATATTGTAAGTAAATTGGTCTTTACAACTGGGTATTTATATTTGCCAACAATAAGGTAAACGGGAACTGTTATATCAAAAGATTTATTCGATAAAACAGTAGGGATATTCAATATATCTTTTGTAGTAAAAATAATTTTATTGTCTACTTCCTCCCAATCAATTCTTCCCCAAGATGCAATTGGAAAACAATCTGTCATATTGCTTTCAATCTTGTCACTTTCGACCTCATCTAAGATTTCCACATTACTTTCTTTAGGAAACAGTTCTAACAACTCTGCAATTTGGTTTTTTTTTTGCATTTTTTCTTCCTGTTTATTCCTTTCTTGAATTAACTGCTCTAATCGCCTTCTTCTATCTTCACTTTTCACGGGATAATTCTCCTTAACCACCAATTATTTATACAATATAATTTACTGTTGCTTCTTTCAGTAAACTGCTCCGTTGAATAACAATTCTCCAGTTAATTATACCGTAAAATAGTAAATTAATCCCTTTTACCTTTCAATAGCACAATCCTTACGAAAACAGCCTATATAAAACATTGGGATGAATATTTTCAGAATAATTATGAAAGTGGAGACGAACAGTTACTATATATAGATTTAGCTGATTTTGCTACTTATTTTGTGGATTTGTATAAACAAAATGAGCTAAGTGAGTTTCCAGCAGTGTTTAAGGTAATTGAATTGTTGCATACAAATGGCGACGACTTTGTAAAAGAGGCTGCGTCTGTTGGATTATTGGAAGAATTGCAAAATAGATTACTAAGTAATGAAATAAATACGAATGTTTTTAATCGATATTTAAAACAAGAATCATTAAAATGGTGGAATCACCTAAATGATTTTTGGATGGCAAAACTCAATATGCTGGTGGTCCAGAGAAGTAGATTATTAAAGGGAATGTAATCCCGAATATGGAAACGTATTATACACTTAAAACATCGCATATCGAGATATAAGTTTTGTTTCTTATTCAATTAGAGCGCCCTTAATCCCAAAATAAGAATAAAACTCTATAATCCATTTTATTGGAAAAGTATGTTAAGGTTATATTAGTAGGTTAATTGTTTGATTTTTCCGTAATATTACAAACGGGGAGTTTCGAGAAAGAATTTGTAGCTTTCCTTGTTCCGAATGCGTTACAACAAAAAGTAAATAGGTTAAAAAGACAGATTGAAATTATAAGGGAGGTTTGTTTAATCAAATGGGTATTTATATATTAATCTTAATAATCCTATCCCTGGTTATTAGTTTTTTCTTATTTATGATTTATAATGTGGAGAAATCGGGAACAGAAATAATTGCTTTTTCAATTCTCATGGTCTTTACTGGGTTTGTTTTTTACTACATTGACCAGCATGGAATGTTTGGACATTTTATTGGTTTAGGATTAGTGTTAGTAGGATTCTTTTTGGGAAGTATGCGTTTTCTGTATAAACCCTAACATATTGATTGCAATGAATTGTGAATAAATACACTAATTGGTAGTGCAATAAGGAGAAACTACTTTTAAGGACTTCCTGGTTTTGGAAGCCCTTTCTTTTTATCATAAATCAACAACAACCACTAACAGAGCCTTTGTTTAAAAGAATTATTTCCTAATTTTCGTTTTGGAGTTTACTTCTGGTTTCTTGTTCGTCAATTTTATCCGCTAAATAATATTTGATGGTATTCGATTCAACTCCTCGATAAGATATCAAGGATTCAAGAGGAATAGGCATTTCATATGGGCTATTAATAGATATTCTTCCTAAATCACGGAAAGTAATTTTCCGTACATTTGCTTTTTCAATTAGGCGGTTAAATTTCCTAATAAATTTGTAATAGGACTGGGTTGAACCCTCATTATTTGGGAAAACAAGCTCTAAAGTATGATAATGCTCACCATATTGCTCTTTAACCAACTGCTGATTTTCCTTGTGTTTTTGCAGTTTAACAAGAAGGTTTCGCGATAGGGTTACTGTTCGGAAACTAGGCTTTCGTTCTAAAATTTCATTTTGTACTTGTCCAGCAGAAATAACACTTCCGACAGTACATGTTCCACTTTCAAAGTTAATATCACTCCAAGTAAGAGATAATAGTTCTCCTTGTCGAACCCCCGTAAAAAGTGCGAATTCAAATATTAATTCCTCTCCTTCCTGCTTCGCCACTTCTAGAAACTGCCCCATCTCTTCAGTACTCCATAATATAGTCCGTCTCCTTTGTTTATTCATTTTGGTCACTTCCTTTATCGATTTTGAAAATCCTCTATAATAGTTTTCCGGAAAATATCCCTTAATAATTTCCTTCTGAATTTCCTTCTCGTTTCTCTTTTTATTAAAATTTTTGCTTCCCTGTAATTCCATGAAGAAGATTATTATAAATAAACGGTTGGATATGCGCGTATTAAACCTTACATAAAATTTATAGTGCCATTCCTGTTGTTACAAAGAACAAGTGTCAGTAAATGTACCTAATCCCTATTTTTCACAAAAATATTAGTTAATAAACAAATAGTCAGAAAAAAATAAAAGTTTCGGAAATTTAATCTGATATAAATGTTATTTTAATTAACTATCTACAACCACTGCGTATTTTAAAGATTGCAGATAAAGACGTTAATGAAAATGTCATGGACTAAGTAGGATCATTATATTATAGAGAAGAACAATGCCATTTGATTTTATTTTGGTTGTTCAACTATTTTAGTGGTGCCGAGTTTGGTGCCCGTTTTTAAAAATTTCATGGTACTACAAAATATAAGCTAGCATCGAAACCCTAATGTAGAGCATGTTTTGGTACTATAAGGTACTAGGTATAACAACCTCAATAGAACTTCAAAACCTCTCGGGAGGCGCGTGCCGTCTCCGGTGGGTTCGATTCCCACACAGTCCCGCCAAACTATACATATTAAGGGGTTCGGTCTTTTTCTTTTCTTATTTGGAAAGGCGAGACTGAGCCTTTTTTGTCGTTCTGCAATGCTATACACCAAACACATCTTAGTATTAGAACACATATATTTAAAGTTAAATCGCAACCCTTTTACACGTTAGATATTTAAACAAATTAGAAGAGTAGTGCACCAATGGGATTTATTAAACAAAGGTACAATTAGTGTTGCTAACTTTTCTCTTTTACATCTGCATTTCCTTTAATCTCAATATCCGCCGTTTCTTTTTTTACCATTTCGTTTACTTGTTCTATTCCTTCCACTTCACGCTTGGTAATAGAAACTTCATTCACTTTGACAGGATTTTTAGTTATTTGTACTTCCTCTTCTTTTATAGGGATCCGGTACACTTCTTCATCCCCTGCTTCAATGACCATCTCCTCTCGTCTAAGAGGAACAGTAATTGTTTTTTGTTCTTCTACCACTTCTTTATGAACCTTGACCTCTCCAATTTGAACACGCTCTTTCGTGATATCTAATTGTTCCTCACGCAGAAGCATTTTTCCATCATCAGGCTCAGTTGTTTCCTCTATTCTCTCTTCATTTCGATTCGAAAAAAGCATATAGCTAACTCCAGCAACAATAGCCCCTAAAATAAGAGCTATAAAAAGGTTAACATTTAATACCCATCCAACGACGCCGCCCATAATTGCTCCGATAATAATATATTTACCCATAGGGACCCTCCTAATTGATTTTTATTATTGTTCCCCATGCTATAAAAATTATTGAGAAATGAACTCAAAGAAAGCCTGCTATGAAAGAATTTCTCATAACAGGCTAAAGTAACAAATATTTCTTAAAGCACTTTTCTGAACTTCAAGTTAGTCTTTCCTAATAATATCCGTATCACCATGTTCTTCCACTTCAGCGACTTCTTTGTGGAGTACATCGCGTACTTGTTCAACCTCTTCCACAGAACGCTTATGAGCAGAAATTTCCCCAGTTACGACTGTATGCTTATCCACATCGATTTTCTCAGCAGTAACTGGTATATGAATCGTCTCTTCCTCAGTGATTGGTTCATCCGTAAGCTCGTGGGCAACCTCTCGACTTTCGATAATTACTTGATCATGGGCAACAGGAACATTGACAGTTTGTTCTTCTTCGACGATATCTTTATGGAGAACTACGTCACCTGTTTGCACACGATCTTTGTGAATATCTAATTCTTCTTGACGAAGATCAAGATGTGCTTGTTCCGCAGCGAATTCCGTATCTCTTACTCCCTCTGCTTCTCTTATCTCTTTTTGTCTTTTCTCTCGAGTTTCTTCATTTTCGTTAAACAAGTCAAAAAATCCCATTGAAAAGACCTCCTAGGAAGATTTTTTAGATGATACAATAATTATGATGACCTAACTGTATTGAAAATATTCTGTTGTTTGACCTATAAATTTGTCCATAAGTTAACTGAAAAAAGGGGATTTAATTTATATAATTAGGTAAAAACTAAAAGAAGAATTTGGTTAGAACATTCATAAAGTCAAAAAGCGTACCTTGCCATCTGCAGATACGCCCCACCCCTATTTTTTTAGTTGGAAATGAATATCTTATAACTAATTTTTTCACAGAATCTAAAATTAATGGAAGTAATACACTTTATCAAAAATTCACATTTTAACTAGTTATGTCCTGCTTCTATATTAATTATCTGTTTGTTTTTACTTCTTGTTCAAGTACTCCGCACGTAGTTTTTCAAGTTGCTTCTACCCGTATATATCAAGGCCAACTACATTCATGTTTTTATCATCGACAATTAAAACAAT is a window from the Bacillus alkalicellulosilyticus genome containing:
- a CDS encoding YsnF/AvaK domain-containing protein; this encodes MGKYIIIGAIMGGVVGWVLNVNLFIALILGAIVAGVSYMLFSNRNEERIEETTEPDDGKMLLREEQLDITKERVQIGEVKVHKEVVEEQKTITVPLRREEMVIEAGDEEVYRIPIKEEEVQITKNPVKVNEVSITKREVEGIEQVNEMVKKETADIEIKGNADVKEKS
- a CDS encoding tyrosine-type recombinase/integrase — translated: MNKQRRRTILWSTEEMGQFLEVAKQEGEELIFEFALFTGVRQGELLSLTWSDINFESGTCTVGSVISAGQVQNEILERKPSFRTVTLSRNLLVKLQKHKENQQLVKEQYGEHYHTLELVFPNNEGSTQSYYKFIRKFNRLIEKANVRKITFRDLGRISINSPYEMPIPLESLISYRGVESNTIKYYLADKIDEQETRSKLQNEN
- a CDS encoding YsnF/AvaK domain-containing protein, whose protein sequence is MGFFDLFNENEETREKRQKEIREAEGVRDTEFAAEQAHLDLRQEELDIHKDRVQTGDVVLHKDIVEEEQTVNVPVAHDQVIIESREVAHELTDEPITEEETIHIPVTAEKIDVDKHTVVTGEISAHKRSVEEVEQVRDVLHKEVAEVEEHGDTDIIRKD
- a CDS encoding DUF7674 family protein codes for the protein MKHWDEYFQNNYESGDEQLLYIDLADFATYFVDLYKQNELSEFPAVFKVIELLHTNGDDFVKEAASVGLLEELQNRLLSNEINTNVFNRYLKQESLKWWNHLNDFWMAKLNMLVVQRSRLLKGM